A stretch of the Blastocatellia bacterium genome encodes the following:
- a CDS encoding ADP-ribosylglycohydrolase family protein: MSDNQQNNSNQSTIVGSILGTAVGDALGLPYEALSPRRAAKLLGKANRYRFLFRFGMISDDTEHTAMLVQSLIVANQDVKAFQKEFSWQLRLWAICLPAGVGWATLRAVIKLWLGFNPNNSGVFSAGNAPAMRAAILGIAIEDLEELKAFVKASAKITHTDPKAEYGALTVAFAARMAATKLDISPKDFFQQLRPLLVGGGEELINLIEQVVKSVEKQELTITFAKHLGLAKGVSGYVYHTVPVAIHAWLSNQKNFSKAVTQIIECGGDADSTAAIVGGIVGARVGKEGIPKDLLENLFEWPRSRKWLENLAIELSNSLNSNQPRKVLRLPIYQVLLRNIFFIIIILLHGLRRLFPPY, from the coding sequence ATGTCAGACAATCAACAAAATAATTCTAATCAATCAACAATAGTTGGTTCAATACTTGGAACGGCTGTTGGTGATGCGTTGGGATTGCCTTATGAGGCTTTGTCACCTCGTAGAGCAGCAAAATTACTAGGTAAAGCTAATAGATATAGATTTTTATTTAGGTTTGGAATGATTTCTGATGATACCGAGCATACTGCTATGTTAGTACAATCGCTAATTGTTGCAAACCAAGATGTTAAAGCTTTTCAAAAAGAATTTTCTTGGCAATTAAGATTATGGGCAATTTGTTTACCTGCTGGAGTAGGTTGGGCAACATTACGAGCAGTTATAAAACTTTGGTTAGGTTTTAATCCTAATAATAGCGGTGTCTTTTCTGCTGGAAATGCTCCAGCAATGCGAGCAGCAATACTTGGAATAGCAATAGAGGATTTAGAAGAACTAAAAGCTTTTGTTAAAGCTTCTGCCAAAATTACACATACAGATCCAAAAGCTGAATATGGAGCATTAACGGTTGCTTTTGCAGCTAGAATGGCAGCAACAAAACTAGATATTTCACCAAAAGATTTTTTTCAACAGCTAAGGCCTTTGCTTGTTGGCGGAGGAGAAGAATTAATAAATTTAATTGAACAGGTTGTTAAAAGCGTTGAAAAACAAGAGCTAACTATTACTTTTGCAAAGCATTTGGGTTTAGCAAAAGGCGTTTCAGGCTATGTTTATCATACTGTACCTGTTGCTATTCATGCTTGGCTAAGTAATCAAAAAAACTTTTCTAAAGCCGTTACACAAATTATTGAATGTGGGGGGGATGCAGATTCAACTGCTGCAATAGTTGGGGGTATTGTTGGTGCTAGAGTTGGTAAAGAAGGTATTCCAAAAGATTTACTTGAAAATTTATTTGAATGGCCTAGATCAAGAAAATGGCTAGAAAATTTAGCTATAGAGTTAAGCAACTCATTAAATTCAAACCAGCCAAGAAAAGTTTTAAGATTACCTATTTATCAAGTATTACTGCGTAATATCTTTTTTATAATTATTATCTTGCTACATGGGCTTAGACGATTATTTCCACCCTATTAG
- a CDS encoding L,D-transpeptidase family protein, protein MGKKDSWQLIKTYDFTAFSGKLGPKLKEGDRQIPEGIYRAEGLNPNSSYHLSIKVNYPNQFDRKIASQQARTNLGGDIFIHGKAVTIGCIPIGDTAIEELFYTVYSVGKDKTKIIIAPIDLRKRKIEELKIEYLWQTDLYSNISNELSHYKTSS, encoded by the coding sequence TTGGGGAAAAAGGATAGCTGGCAACTAATTAAGACCTATGATTTTACAGCATTTAGCGGAAAATTAGGGCCAAAGCTAAAAGAAGGAGATCGTCAAATTCCAGAAGGAATCTACAGGGCAGAAGGTCTTAACCCTAATAGCAGCTATCATTTATCCATCAAAGTAAATTATCCTAATCAGTTTGATAGAAAAATTGCTAGCCAGCAAGCAAGAACAAATTTAGGTGGCGACATTTTTATTCATGGAAAAGCGGTGACAATTGGCTGTATTCCTATTGGAGATACGGCTATAGAAGAGCTTTTCTATACAGTTTATTCAGTTGGAAAGGACAAAACTAAAATTATTATTGCTCCAATAGATTTAAGAAAACGAAAAATAGAAGAGTTAAAAATAGAATATCTATGGCAAACAGACTTATATAGTAATATTAGTAATGAATTAAGTCATTATAAAACTTCTAGCTAA
- a CDS encoding glycosyltransferase, protein MLHWAVIVLQLILTAIIIGGIVYYFLGIIAAKKLIKRRPKAFMASSLGISILKPLKGVEDGLKEYLTSFYLLDYPKFEIIFAVHTKDDPAVEVVNKLISHYPQVKSRLVIAENPPYANAKVYSLEQMAKVATFDILVITDSDTSVAKDYLNAIAEAFQSEKVGAMTNLYRGVAANDFWSKLEALGMSSEFMSGVIVAEWLEGMKFTLGPSMAIRKSNLAQIGGFAAMADFLADDFVLGNWVAEKGAEVVLSTHVINHHATSPGFLLSFKHRLRWNRSTRFSRPSGYIGQGFTYGLSWAFLGIFLLPFPYGLFLFLFTLIIRWFLAIQVGVYLLEDKTIYKYLFLIPLQDFISFASWLGGFLGSEISWRNRRFRIVAGGRFIPIEGEVKNELS, encoded by the coding sequence ATGCTGCATTGGGCAGTTATTGTCTTACAGCTAATTTTAACAGCCATTATCATTGGTGGCATTGTTTATTATTTTCTAGGAATTATTGCAGCAAAAAAGTTGATTAAAAGACGACCTAAAGCTTTTATGGCTAGTAGTTTAGGAATCAGCATATTAAAGCCTCTAAAAGGTGTTGAGGATGGATTAAAAGAATATTTAACAAGTTTTTACTTACTAGATTATCCTAAATTTGAAATTATTTTTGCTGTTCATACTAAAGATGATCCTGCTGTTGAAGTAGTCAATAAGCTTATTTCACATTATCCACAAGTCAAGTCACGTCTAGTAATTGCTGAAAATCCACCTTATGCTAATGCTAAAGTATATAGTTTAGAACAAATGGCAAAAGTAGCAACCTTTGATATTCTGGTAATTACTGATAGTGATACTTCTGTAGCAAAAGATTACTTAAATGCAATAGCTGAAGCTTTTCAATCTGAAAAAGTTGGAGCAATGACTAATCTTTATCGCGGAGTTGCAGCAAATGATTTTTGGTCAAAGCTTGAAGCTTTGGGAATGAGTAGCGAGTTTATGTCTGGGGTAATTGTGGCGGAATGGTTAGAGGGGATGAAATTCACCCTTGGCCCATCAATGGCTATTCGTAAATCTAACCTGGCTCAAATAGGTGGATTTGCTGCAATGGCGGACTTTTTAGCTGATGATTTTGTGCTAGGCAATTGGGTAGCAGAAAAAGGTGCTGAAGTAGTTTTATCAACTCATGTAATTAATCACCATGCAACATCCCCAGGTTTTTTACTTAGTTTTAAGCATAGACTTCGCTGGAATCGTAGTACTCGTTTTTCTCGTCCATCTGGCTACATTGGACAAGGTTTTACTTATGGATTATCTTGGGCATTTCTAGGAATTTTTCTTTTACCTTTTCCCTATGGCCTTTTTTTATTTTTATTTACATTAATAATTAGATGGTTTTTAGCAATTCAAGTTGGAGTTTATCTTTTAGAAGATAAAACTATTTACAAATATTTATTTTTAATTCCACTACAAGATTTTATTAGTTTTGCTTCCTGGTTAGGTGGTTTTTTAGGAAGTGAAATTTCTTGGCGTAACCGTCGTTTCCGAATTGTCGCCGGTGGGCGATTTATTCCTATAGAAGGTGAAGTAAAAAATGAGCTTAGTTAA
- the queD gene encoding 6-carboxytetrahydropterin synthase QueD, with product MFQVTKEISFSYGHRLRDYAKKCKDLHGHNGRVEITLATDKLDYRGMVVDFVDIKNIVQNWIMSELDHKLLLREDDPLVPILTECNEVFYTMKENPTAENIAKLIFDYARLQNLPVISVKLWETETSVAVYMD from the coding sequence ATGTTTCAAGTAACAAAAGAAATTTCCTTCTCTTACGGTCATAGGTTAAGAGATTACGCAAAAAAATGTAAGGATTTGCATGGTCATAATGGCCGTGTAGAAATTACCTTAGCTACAGATAAATTAGATTATCGGGGAATGGTTGTTGATTTTGTTGATATTAAAAATATTGTACAAAATTGGATTATGTCAGAACTTGACCATAAACTTTTACTAAGAGAAGATGACCCTCTAGTACCAATACTTACAGAATGTAATGAAGTTTTTTACACAATGAAGGAAAATCCAACAGCAGAAAATATTGCTAAATTAATTTTTGATTATGCTCGCTTGCAAAACCTCCCTGTTATATCTGTAAAACTTTGGGAAACAGAAACCTCTGTTGCAGTTTATATGGATTAA